One Hevea brasiliensis isolate MT/VB/25A 57/8 chromosome 5, ASM3005281v1, whole genome shotgun sequence genomic region harbors:
- the LOC131180166 gene encoding uncharacterized protein LOC131180166, which yields MDKLSMKVDSSIGGFSDVEDVGAENMHCINDFPSYGQEFGNEQVDFVGNYNKKLVASSSSKAQGKLPSQLENPREHCKAVILRRGKIVGDEKKDEVEEENNKENEEKNESISNHDEVNEEANKKKKVEKEEEEKYVPPPPYKPPLPYPQRFQKAKLDKQFEKFLEVLKKLYINIPFTDLKDPESFSIPCHIGDTSIDKALCDLGASVSLMPLSICEKLKVGDLKPTTISLQLADKSIKYPIGILENVPLKVGKFFIPVDFMVLEMEEDNHIPIILRRPFLATAGAIIDVKNDEKEAPQVDLKPLPSTLRCAFLGPNSTYPVIISAILSDVQVEKLLRELRAHRKVIGYTIDDIKGISPTLCMHRILLEDNFKATIEHQRRLNPNMKEVVKKEVLKLLEAGIIYPISDSSWVSPVHVVPKKGGVTIVKNENNELIPTRIVIGWRMCIDYRKLNSAIRKDHFSLPFY from the exons ATGGATAAGTTAAGCATGAAGGTTGATTCTTCAATTGGAGGATTTAGTGATGTAGAAGATGTTGGTGCAGAAAATATGCATTGTATCAATGATTTTCCTTCCTATGGGCAAGAGTTTGGAAATGAGCAAGTTGATTTTGTTGGGAATTATAATAAAAAACTAGTTG CAAGCTCTTCTAGCAAAGCAcaaggaaaacttccaagtcaactagAGAATCCTAGAGAACATTGCAAGGCAGTGATCCTAAGGAGAGGGAAAATTGTGGGAGATGAAAAGAAAGATGAGGTAGAAGaggaaaataataaagaaaatgaagaaaagaatGAATCTATTTCAAATCATGATGAAGTTAATGAGGAAGCAAACAAAAAGAAGAaagttgaaaaagaagaagaggaaaagtaTGTGCCTCCACCACCATACAAGCCACCATTGCCATATCCTCAGAGGTTTCAGAAAGCAAAGCTAGATAAGCAGTTTGAGAAATTTTTGGAAGTTTTGAAAAAGTTATACATTAACATCCCATTTACAGAT TTGAAGGATCCAGAAAGTTTCTCTATTCCTTGTCACATTGGGGACACTAGTATTGACAAAGCATTGTGCGATCTTGGAGCTAGTGTAAGTTTGATGCCACTCTCCATTTGTGAAAAGTTGAAGGTAGGAGATTTGAAGCCCACCACCATTTCTTTGCAACTAGCTGATAAATCTATCAAATATCCAATAGGAATTTTAGAGAATGTGCCCttaaaagttggaaaatttttcattcCTGTGGATTTTATGgttcttgaaatggaagaagataaTCATATACCTATCATTTTACGAAGGCCATTTTTAGCCACAGCAGGGGCTATAATTGATGTAAAGAATG atgagaaggaAGCACCACAGGTAGACCTCAAACCACTTCCATCTACATTAAGGTGTGCTTTTCTTGGACCTAATTCAACTTATCCTGTCATTATTAGTGCAATTCTGAGTGATgtacaagttgaaaaattgttaagagagtTAAGAGCACATAGGAAAGTTATTGGTTACACCATTGATGATATCAAGGGTATAAGCCCTACCTTGTGCATGCATAGGATTCTTTTAGAAGATAATTTTAAAGCCACCATAGAACATCAAAGAAGGTTGAATCCTAATATGAAAGAGGTGGTGAAGAAAGAAGTCTTGAAACTACTTGAAGCTGGGATCATTTATCCTATTTCTGATAGTAGTTGGGTTAGCCCAgttcatgtagttcctaagaaaggaggTGTGACCattgtgaaaaatgaaaataatgagctGATACCTACTAGAATTGTCATAGGGTGGAGGATGTGTATAGATTACAGGAAGCTTAATAGTGCCATTAGGAAAGACCATTTTTCCTTGCCTTtttattga